The Acanthopagrus latus isolate v.2019 chromosome 13, fAcaLat1.1, whole genome shotgun sequence genome contains a region encoding:
- the synj1 gene encoding synaptojanin-1 isoform X1, whose amino-acid sequence MAFSKGYRIYHKLDPPPYSVIVETRTREECLMFESGAVAVLSAAEKEAIKNTYSKIVDAYGILGVLRLNLGDSMLHSLVVVTGCSSAGKVQDSEVFRVTQTDFISLKNDPGDEDRIAEVRKVLNSGHFYFAWSATGVSMDLSLNAHRRILEDTTDNRFFWNQSLHLHLKHYGVNCDDWLLRLMCGGVEIRTIYAGHKQAKACIFSRLSSERAGTRFNVRGTNDDGQVANFVETEQVIFLDDRVSSFIQIRGSIPLFWEQPGIQVGSHRVKLSRGFEANAPAFERHFTALRRLYGKQVIINLLGSKEGEHMLSKAFQSHLKASEHASAVKMVNFDYHQNVKGGKTDKLHSVLKPYLSKFIEECGFFYYSGEMGITRTQGGTIRTNCLDCLDRTNSVQAFFALEMLPKQLEEMGLTEKPQLVARFQEVFRTMWSANGDSVSKIYAGTGALDGKAKAGKLKDGARSVTRTIQNNFFDSSKQEAIDILRLGSTLNSDLADKARALLTTSSLYVTEPVLQSASPRVLLGMCQNYQKYTRPKQIRVCVGTWNVNGGKQFRSIAFRNQTLNDWLLDAPKKAGHPDFQDSKANPIDIFAIGFEEMVELNAGNIVSASTTNQKLWAAELQKNISRDHKYVLLASEQLVGVCLFVFIRPQHAPFIRDVAVDTVKTGMGGATGNKGGVAIRLLFHTTSICFVCSHFAAGQSQVKERNDDYSEITRRLTFPMGRLLYSHDYVFWCGDFNYRISMPNEEVKDLIKQQNWDALTAGDQLLDQKNAGLVFRGFIEGKLDFAPTYKYDLFSEDYDTSEKCRTPAWTDRILWKRRKWNFDRTAEEMNVVGAASTSGENEDDPEHPWSPGTLKYYGRAELKTSDHRPVVAIMDVDILEVDPEARHQVYKEVIALQGPPDGTILVSLCSSGPEDYFDDALIDELLDKFAQFGEVILIRFVEEKMWVTFLEGYSALAALSLSASTVLGKVIDIRLKSPGWIKSLEEEMSVERICGSIPTSASSTLLAEDTDMGDDDYDMEGDVDEEVEEILPQHLQPGAGSGPGSSPLPSPRSSPCPSPTHGEPSAPSRPSRGQPTRPSQGPPVDFQPGAPQGIEPKRPPPPRPGAPPARPAPPQRPPPPSGGMSPLPVRKDSGDCGICPSPLLGRRGSEGPKSPALPRPDAAAGRGQVAVGAPGPGGAPRPNIPARVGVISVPPQSRPPPPAHPGAPRPIPEVHPGAPRPIPDTHPGAPRPIPSAQPKPTDLPPGPPSGPPPTEPPPVRAQVPSPMQPPMQPQAAAPSVQSQLPAPMQPTLPTPLQPQQAAAAPAGPPQALASPKPPPRSRSSHALPPDAAKPETAPAAQTNGLNGIQREAQWKPDPFDTLRSDLLSSSSTPWHTTQSLNRGSSLRAPPSIPASRPSSNTLPTSFSLQSSALSDLQALDSSSSSSLSTPSPFASSLLPPPPVPSRSRSQETLRASPGSFPADPQPARPSSTNPFTGPLAQQQHHRSLTPDFSIQRPAQPFNLQRTMSALTQPLIPMPAPTAAAPAPQIQRTMSLFGPPSTLNPNPLLPLTPEHSSTPALPLAPPSSIPPALAPRRQPPPAAGKQTQQWVTFDDDFPATSKTPQVPIFPSSSLVSQTRTLPSRSVFDSEPDWLSSAPSGFPTLPPPVPTRTGNPKLPEGPSDDCFFSRESTER is encoded by the exons ATGGCCTTCAGCAAGGGATATCGCATCTACCACAAGCTGGATCCACCCCCCTACAGTGTCATAGTGGAAACTAGGACCAGGGAAGAATGCCTCATGTTCGAATCAGGGGCTGTTGCCGTTCTGT CGGCGGCAGAGAAGGAGGCCATCAAAAACACATACTCAAAGATTGTTGATGCTTATGGAATCCTGGGTGTCCTCCGCCTCAACCTGG GTGACTCCATGCTCCACAGTCTGGTGGTTGTGACAGGATGCAGCTCTGCGGGGAAGGTGCAGGATTCAGAGGTTTTCAGAGTCACGCAGACAGACTTCATATCACTGAAGAATGATCCAGGGGACGAAGACCGGATTGCTGAGGTGCGAAAGGTCCTAAACTCAGGACACTTCTACTTTGCCTGGTCTGCCACTGGAGTCAGCATGGACTTGAGTCTCAATGCACATCGCAGGATCCTAGAAGATACTACAGATAACCGTTTCTTTTG GAACCAGTCTCTGCACCTGCATCTAAAACACTACGGAGTAAACTGTGATGACTGGCTGTTGAGGCTGATGTGTGGGGGTGTGGAGATCAGGACTATCTATGCAGGGCACAAACAGGCTAAGGCCTGCATCTTCTCTCGCCTCAGCTCAGAGCGAGCAGGAACACGATTCAACGTCCGAGGAACAAACGATGATGGCCAGGTGGCCAACTTTGTGGAGACGGAACAG GTTATTTTCCTGGATGACAGAGTCTCATCCTTCATACAGATCCGTGGGTCCATTCCTCTTTTCTGGGAACAGCCAGGAATCCAG GTTGGCTCTCATCGTGTCAAACTCTCAAGGGGATTTGAGGCAAATGCCCCGGCATTCGAAAG acACTTCACTGCACTGCGGAGGTTGTATGGCAAACAGGTGATCATCAACCTGCTCGGGAGTAAGGAAGGAGAACACATGCTCAGCAAAGCATTTCAG AGTCACCTGAAGGCATCGGAGCACGCGTCAGCAGTGAAAATGGTGAACTTTGACTACCATCAAAATGTGAAGGGAGGCAAGACAGACAAACTCCACAGTGTCCTCAAACCCTACCTCAGCAAGTTCATAGAGGAGTGTGGGTTCTTCTACTACTCTGGAGAGATGGGCATCACAAG GACTCAGGGTGGAACCATTAGGACCAACTGCCTGGACTGTCTGGATAGAACCAACAGTGTCCAGGCCTTCTTTGCCCTTGAG ATGTTGCcaaagcagctggaggaaatgGGTCTTACAGAGAAGCCCCAGCTGGTGGCCAGATTCCAGGAGGTTTTTAGGACCATGTGGTCCGCCAATGGAGACTCCGTCAGTAAGATCTATGCGGGCACCGGTGCCCTGGATGGCAAGGCCAAG GCCGGGAAGCTAAAAGATGGAGCTCGCTCTGTGACAAGGACCATCCAGAATAACTTCTTCGACAGCTCCAAGCAGGAGGCTATAGACATCCTGAGGCTGGGCTCCACGCTTAACAGTGATTTGGCTGACAAAGCTCGGGCCTTGCTCACCACCTCCAGTCTTTACG TCACTGAGCCGGTCTTACAATCAG CCTCCCCGAGAGTATTGCTGGGAATGTGTCAGAACTACCAGAAATACACAAGGCCCAAGCAGATCCGGGTGTGTGTGGGTACCTGGAATGTCAACGGGGGTAAACAGTTCCGCAGCATCGCTTTCCGCAACCAGACACTCAACGACTGGCTGTTGGATGCTCCAAAGAAGGCGGGGCATCCTGACTTCCAGg ACAGCAAAGCCAACCCCATAGATATCTTTGCCATTGGTTTTGAGGAAATGGTTGAACTAAATGCTGGCAACATCGTCAGTGCCAG CACGACCAACCAGAAGCTTTGGGCAGCCGAGCTACAAAAAAACATATCGAGGGACCACAAATATGTGCTGCTGGCTTCAGAGCAGCTGGTGggagtgtgtctgtttgttttcatccgCCCCCAACACGCACCTTTCATCAG GGATGTCGCTGTTGATACTGTAAAAACCGGAATGGGCGGGGCTACAGGCAATAAAGGAGGTGTGGCCATACGCCTGCTGTTCCACACCACCAGCATCTGCTTCGTCTGCTCCCACTTTGCTGCTGGCCAGTCACAGGTCAAGGAGAGGAACGACGACTACAGCGAGATCACGCGCAGACTCACCTTCCCCATG GGTCGTCTGCTGTACTCACACGACTACGTTTTCTGGTGTGGAGACTTCAACTACCGAATCAGCATGCCCAACGAGGAAGTCAAGGATCTGATCAAACAGCAGAACTGGGATGCCTTGACAGCTGGGGACCAGTTGTTGGACCAGAAGAATGCTGGTTTG GTTTTCCGAGGTTTCATTGAGGGGAAGTTGGATTTTGCCCCCACCTATAAGTATGACCTCTTCTCAGAGGATTATGACACCAGTGAGAAGTGCCGCACGCCAGCCTGGACTGACCGCATActctggaagaggaggaagtggaactTTGACAGAACGG CTGAGGAGATGAATGTAGTAGGTGCAGCTTCTACATCTGGAGAGAATGAGGACGATCCAGAACATCCTTGGAGCCCTGGGACTCTGAAATACTATGGCAGGGCTGAGCTTAAGACCTCAGACCACAG GCCTGTGGTGGCCATAATGGATGTGGACATCCTGGAGGTGGACCCCGAGGCCCGGCACCAGGTCTACAAGGAGGTCATCGCCCTGCAAGGGCCTCCAGATGGCACTATCCTGGTGTCGCTGTGCTCCTCTGGTCCTGAAGACTATTTCGATGATGCACTCATAGATGAACTGCTGGACAAGTTtgctcagtttggagaagtcaTACTTATCAG GTTTGTTGAGGAGAAGATGTGGGTGACCTTCTTGGAAGGATACTCTGCTcttgctgctctgtctctcagcGCTTCCACT GTCCTTGGCAAGGTGATTGACATCCGTCTGAAGAGTCCAGGCTGGATCAAGAGTCTCGAGGAGGAGATGAGTGTGGAGAGAATCTGCGGGAGCATCCCCACCTCAGCCAGCTCCACCCTGCTCGCTGAGGACACGGACATGGGCGACGATGATTACGACATGGAAG GTGACGTGGATGAAGAGGTTGAGGAGATCCTTCCCCAGCACCTGCAGCCTGGAGCAGGCTCTGGCCCTGGATcttcccctcttccctcccccCGCAGCAGTCCCTGTCCCTCCCCGACCCATGGAGAACCTTCGGCCCCAAGCAGGCCCAGTCGTGGACAACCCACCCGACCATCACAAG GGCCTCCTGTTGACTTCCAGCCTGGTGCCCCTCAAGGCATTGAGCCCAAACGCCCACCTCCACCTCGCCCTGGAGCCCCTCCAGCAAGACCAGCACCCCCCCAACGCCCGCCGCCACCCTCAG GAGGCATGAGCCCTCTGCCAGTTAGAAAGGACTCTGGAG ACTGTGGCATATGTCCCAGCCCACTGCTTGGTAGGAGAGGCAGTGAAG GACCAAAAAGCCCCGCTCTGCCTCGGCcagatgctgctgcag GTCGAGGCCAGGTAGCAGTGGGAGCTCCTGGACCTGGAGGTGCTCCAAGACCA AATATTCCTGCTCGAGTTGGGGTAATCAGTGTGCCTCCCCAGTCTCGtccaccacctccagctcacCCTGGAGCACCCAGACCCATCCCAGAGGTGCATCCCGGGGCCCCTCGGCCCATCCCAGACACTCACCCTGGAGCCCCAAGACCTATTCCCAGTGCACAGCCCAAACCGACTGATCTGCCACCAG GTCCACCTTCAGGACCACCTCCTACAGAGCCCCCTCCAGTGAGAGCCCAGGTTCCATCACCCATGCAGCCACCTATGCAGCCCCAAGCAGCTGCCCCTTCAGTTCAGTCCCAGCTCCCAGCACCGATGCAGCCCACACTCCCAACTCCACTCCAGCCGCAGCAGGCCGCTGCCGCCCCTGCCGGGCCTCCACAGGCCCTCGCCTCTCCCAAACCCCCACCTCGTTCCCGCTCCTCTCATGCTCTGCCACCTGATGCTGCCAAGCCTGAGACAGCCCCAGCTGCACAG ACTAATGGACTGAATGGAATCCAAAGAGAAGCACAATGGAAGCCCGACCCCTTCGACACACTTAGATCTGacttgctctcctcctcctccaccccctggCACACCACCCAGTCACTGAACAGAGGCTCCTCTCTGCGTGCACCTCCATCCATTCCTGCGTCTAGGCCGTCTTCCAACACCCTCCCTACATCCTTCTCCCTCCAgtcctctgctctgtcagaCCTGCAGGCACTCGATTCGTCCTCTtcgtcctctctctccaccccgTCACCTTTCGCGTCCTCCCTGCTCCCGCCTCCTCCGGTCCCGTCTCGCAGTCGCTCGCAGGAGACACTGCGCGCCTCTCCCGGGTCCTTCCCTGCTGACCCACAACCTGCCCGACCCAGCAGCACCAATCCCTTCACCGGCCCACTggcgcagcagcagcatcaccgcTCGCTCACCCCGGACTTCAGCATCCAGCGTCCAGCCCAGCCATTTAACCTTCAGAGGACCATGTCTGCTCTTACGCAGCCACTCATCCCCATGCCTGCTCCAACAGCAGCCGCACCCGCCCCCCAGATCCAAAGGACCATGTCCTTGTTTGGACCGCCATCGACTCTCAATCCTAATCCTCTACTCCCTCTCACCCCTGAACATTCCTCTACCCCCGCTTTGCCTCTGGCGCCACCCTCCTCCATTCCGCCTGCCCTCGCACCTCGTCGCCAGCCACCTCCCGCAGCAGGGAAGCAAACCCAGCAGTGGGTCACTTTCGATGACGATTTTCCAGCTACAAGCAAAACACCGCAGGTCCCCATCTTCCCCTCCAGTTCCCTAGTGTCCCAAACTCGGACTCTGCCTTCCCGCTCCGTGTTTGACTCAGAGCCCGACTGGTTATCTTCAGCACCTTCAGGATTCCcaaccctccctcctcccgtcCCAACTAGAACCGGTAACCCAAAGCTCCCTGAGGGGCCCAGCGACGACTGCTTCTTCTCCAGGGAGTCAACAGAAAGATAG
- the synj1 gene encoding synaptojanin-1 isoform X6 — MAFSKGYRIYHKLDPPPYSVIVETRTREECLMFESGAVAVLSAAEKEAIKNTYSKIVDAYGILGVLRLNLGDSMLHSLVVVTGCSSAGKVQDSEVFRVTQTDFISLKNDPGDEDRIAEVRKVLNSGHFYFAWSATGVSMDLSLNAHRRILEDTTDNRFFWNQSLHLHLKHYGVNCDDWLLRLMCGGVEIRTIYAGHKQAKACIFSRLSSERAGTRFNVRGTNDDGQVANFVETEQVIFLDDRVSSFIQIRGSIPLFWEQPGIQVGSHRVKLSRGFEANAPAFERHFTALRRLYGKQVIINLLGSKEGEHMLSKAFQSHLKASEHASAVKMVNFDYHQNVKGGKTDKLHSVLKPYLSKFIEECGFFYYSGEMGITRTQGGTIRTNCLDCLDRTNSVQAFFALEMLPKQLEEMGLTEKPQLVARFQEVFRTMWSANGDSVSKIYAGTGALDGKAKAGKLKDGARSVTRTIQNNFFDSSKQEAIDILRLGSTLNSDLADKARALLTTSSLYVTEPVLQSASPRVLLGMCQNYQKYTRPKQIRVCVGTWNVNGGKQFRSIAFRNQTLNDWLLDAPKKAGHPDFQDSKANPIDIFAIGFEEMVELNAGNIVSASTTNQKLWAAELQKNISRDHKYVLLASEQLVGVCLFVFIRPQHAPFIRDVAVDTVKTGMGGATGNKGGVAIRLLFHTTSICFVCSHFAAGQSQVKERNDDYSEITRRLTFPMGRLLYSHDYVFWCGDFNYRISMPNEEVKDLIKQQNWDALTAGDQLLDQKNAGLVFRGFIEGKLDFAPTYKYDLFSEDYDTSEKCRTPAWTDRILWKRRKWNFDRTAEEMNVVGAASTSGENEDDPEHPWSPGTLKYYGRAELKTSDHRPVVAIMDVDILEVDPEARHQVYKEVIALQGPPDGTILVSLCSSGPEDYFDDALIDELLDKFAQFGEVILIRFVEEKMWVTFLEGYSALAALSLSASTVLGKVIDIRLKSPGWIKSLEEEMSVERICGSIPTSASSTLLAEDTDMGDDDYDMEGDVDEEVEEILPQHLQPGAGSGPGSSPLPSPRSSPCPSPTHGEPSAPSRPSRGQPTRPSQGPPVDFQPGAPQGIEPKRPPPPRPGAPPARPAPPQRPPPPSGPKSPALPRPDAAAGRGQVAVGAPGPGGAPRPNIPARVGVISVPPQSRPPPPAHPGAPRPIPEVHPGAPRPIPDTHPGAPRPIPSAQPKPTDLPPGPPSGPPPTEPPPVRAQVPSPMQPPMQPQAAAPSVQSQLPAPMQPTLPTPLQPQQAAAAPAGPPQALASPKPPPRSRSSHALPPDAAKPETAPAAQTNGLNGIQREAQWKPDPFDTLRSDLLSSSSTPWHTTQSLNRGSSLRAPPSIPASRPSSNTLPTSFSLQSSALSDLQALDSSSSSSLSTPSPFASSLLPPPPVPSRSRSQETLRASPGSFPADPQPARPSSTNPFTGPLAQQQHHRSLTPDFSIQRPAQPFNLQRTMSALTQPLIPMPAPTAAAPAPQIQRTMSLFGPPSTLNPNPLLPLTPEHSSTPALPLAPPSSIPPALAPRRQPPPAAGKQTQQWVTFDDDFPATSKTPQVPIFPSSSLVSQTRTLPSRSVFDSEPDWLSSAPSGFPTLPPPVPTRTGNPKLPEGPSDDCFFSRESTER; from the exons ATGGCCTTCAGCAAGGGATATCGCATCTACCACAAGCTGGATCCACCCCCCTACAGTGTCATAGTGGAAACTAGGACCAGGGAAGAATGCCTCATGTTCGAATCAGGGGCTGTTGCCGTTCTGT CGGCGGCAGAGAAGGAGGCCATCAAAAACACATACTCAAAGATTGTTGATGCTTATGGAATCCTGGGTGTCCTCCGCCTCAACCTGG GTGACTCCATGCTCCACAGTCTGGTGGTTGTGACAGGATGCAGCTCTGCGGGGAAGGTGCAGGATTCAGAGGTTTTCAGAGTCACGCAGACAGACTTCATATCACTGAAGAATGATCCAGGGGACGAAGACCGGATTGCTGAGGTGCGAAAGGTCCTAAACTCAGGACACTTCTACTTTGCCTGGTCTGCCACTGGAGTCAGCATGGACTTGAGTCTCAATGCACATCGCAGGATCCTAGAAGATACTACAGATAACCGTTTCTTTTG GAACCAGTCTCTGCACCTGCATCTAAAACACTACGGAGTAAACTGTGATGACTGGCTGTTGAGGCTGATGTGTGGGGGTGTGGAGATCAGGACTATCTATGCAGGGCACAAACAGGCTAAGGCCTGCATCTTCTCTCGCCTCAGCTCAGAGCGAGCAGGAACACGATTCAACGTCCGAGGAACAAACGATGATGGCCAGGTGGCCAACTTTGTGGAGACGGAACAG GTTATTTTCCTGGATGACAGAGTCTCATCCTTCATACAGATCCGTGGGTCCATTCCTCTTTTCTGGGAACAGCCAGGAATCCAG GTTGGCTCTCATCGTGTCAAACTCTCAAGGGGATTTGAGGCAAATGCCCCGGCATTCGAAAG acACTTCACTGCACTGCGGAGGTTGTATGGCAAACAGGTGATCATCAACCTGCTCGGGAGTAAGGAAGGAGAACACATGCTCAGCAAAGCATTTCAG AGTCACCTGAAGGCATCGGAGCACGCGTCAGCAGTGAAAATGGTGAACTTTGACTACCATCAAAATGTGAAGGGAGGCAAGACAGACAAACTCCACAGTGTCCTCAAACCCTACCTCAGCAAGTTCATAGAGGAGTGTGGGTTCTTCTACTACTCTGGAGAGATGGGCATCACAAG GACTCAGGGTGGAACCATTAGGACCAACTGCCTGGACTGTCTGGATAGAACCAACAGTGTCCAGGCCTTCTTTGCCCTTGAG ATGTTGCcaaagcagctggaggaaatgGGTCTTACAGAGAAGCCCCAGCTGGTGGCCAGATTCCAGGAGGTTTTTAGGACCATGTGGTCCGCCAATGGAGACTCCGTCAGTAAGATCTATGCGGGCACCGGTGCCCTGGATGGCAAGGCCAAG GCCGGGAAGCTAAAAGATGGAGCTCGCTCTGTGACAAGGACCATCCAGAATAACTTCTTCGACAGCTCCAAGCAGGAGGCTATAGACATCCTGAGGCTGGGCTCCACGCTTAACAGTGATTTGGCTGACAAAGCTCGGGCCTTGCTCACCACCTCCAGTCTTTACG TCACTGAGCCGGTCTTACAATCAG CCTCCCCGAGAGTATTGCTGGGAATGTGTCAGAACTACCAGAAATACACAAGGCCCAAGCAGATCCGGGTGTGTGTGGGTACCTGGAATGTCAACGGGGGTAAACAGTTCCGCAGCATCGCTTTCCGCAACCAGACACTCAACGACTGGCTGTTGGATGCTCCAAAGAAGGCGGGGCATCCTGACTTCCAGg ACAGCAAAGCCAACCCCATAGATATCTTTGCCATTGGTTTTGAGGAAATGGTTGAACTAAATGCTGGCAACATCGTCAGTGCCAG CACGACCAACCAGAAGCTTTGGGCAGCCGAGCTACAAAAAAACATATCGAGGGACCACAAATATGTGCTGCTGGCTTCAGAGCAGCTGGTGggagtgtgtctgtttgttttcatccgCCCCCAACACGCACCTTTCATCAG GGATGTCGCTGTTGATACTGTAAAAACCGGAATGGGCGGGGCTACAGGCAATAAAGGAGGTGTGGCCATACGCCTGCTGTTCCACACCACCAGCATCTGCTTCGTCTGCTCCCACTTTGCTGCTGGCCAGTCACAGGTCAAGGAGAGGAACGACGACTACAGCGAGATCACGCGCAGACTCACCTTCCCCATG GGTCGTCTGCTGTACTCACACGACTACGTTTTCTGGTGTGGAGACTTCAACTACCGAATCAGCATGCCCAACGAGGAAGTCAAGGATCTGATCAAACAGCAGAACTGGGATGCCTTGACAGCTGGGGACCAGTTGTTGGACCAGAAGAATGCTGGTTTG GTTTTCCGAGGTTTCATTGAGGGGAAGTTGGATTTTGCCCCCACCTATAAGTATGACCTCTTCTCAGAGGATTATGACACCAGTGAGAAGTGCCGCACGCCAGCCTGGACTGACCGCATActctggaagaggaggaagtggaactTTGACAGAACGG CTGAGGAGATGAATGTAGTAGGTGCAGCTTCTACATCTGGAGAGAATGAGGACGATCCAGAACATCCTTGGAGCCCTGGGACTCTGAAATACTATGGCAGGGCTGAGCTTAAGACCTCAGACCACAG GCCTGTGGTGGCCATAATGGATGTGGACATCCTGGAGGTGGACCCCGAGGCCCGGCACCAGGTCTACAAGGAGGTCATCGCCCTGCAAGGGCCTCCAGATGGCACTATCCTGGTGTCGCTGTGCTCCTCTGGTCCTGAAGACTATTTCGATGATGCACTCATAGATGAACTGCTGGACAAGTTtgctcagtttggagaagtcaTACTTATCAG GTTTGTTGAGGAGAAGATGTGGGTGACCTTCTTGGAAGGATACTCTGCTcttgctgctctgtctctcagcGCTTCCACT GTCCTTGGCAAGGTGATTGACATCCGTCTGAAGAGTCCAGGCTGGATCAAGAGTCTCGAGGAGGAGATGAGTGTGGAGAGAATCTGCGGGAGCATCCCCACCTCAGCCAGCTCCACCCTGCTCGCTGAGGACACGGACATGGGCGACGATGATTACGACATGGAAG GTGACGTGGATGAAGAGGTTGAGGAGATCCTTCCCCAGCACCTGCAGCCTGGAGCAGGCTCTGGCCCTGGATcttcccctcttccctcccccCGCAGCAGTCCCTGTCCCTCCCCGACCCATGGAGAACCTTCGGCCCCAAGCAGGCCCAGTCGTGGACAACCCACCCGACCATCACAAG GGCCTCCTGTTGACTTCCAGCCTGGTGCCCCTCAAGGCATTGAGCCCAAACGCCCACCTCCACCTCGCCCTGGAGCCCCTCCAGCAAGACCAGCACCCCCCCAACGCCCGCCGCCACCCTCAG GACCAAAAAGCCCCGCTCTGCCTCGGCcagatgctgctgcag GTCGAGGCCAGGTAGCAGTGGGAGCTCCTGGACCTGGAGGTGCTCCAAGACCA AATATTCCTGCTCGAGTTGGGGTAATCAGTGTGCCTCCCCAGTCTCGtccaccacctccagctcacCCTGGAGCACCCAGACCCATCCCAGAGGTGCATCCCGGGGCCCCTCGGCCCATCCCAGACACTCACCCTGGAGCCCCAAGACCTATTCCCAGTGCACAGCCCAAACCGACTGATCTGCCACCAG GTCCACCTTCAGGACCACCTCCTACAGAGCCCCCTCCAGTGAGAGCCCAGGTTCCATCACCCATGCAGCCACCTATGCAGCCCCAAGCAGCTGCCCCTTCAGTTCAGTCCCAGCTCCCAGCACCGATGCAGCCCACACTCCCAACTCCACTCCAGCCGCAGCAGGCCGCTGCCGCCCCTGCCGGGCCTCCACAGGCCCTCGCCTCTCCCAAACCCCCACCTCGTTCCCGCTCCTCTCATGCTCTGCCACCTGATGCTGCCAAGCCTGAGACAGCCCCAGCTGCACAG ACTAATGGACTGAATGGAATCCAAAGAGAAGCACAATGGAAGCCCGACCCCTTCGACACACTTAGATCTGacttgctctcctcctcctccaccccctggCACACCACCCAGTCACTGAACAGAGGCTCCTCTCTGCGTGCACCTCCATCCATTCCTGCGTCTAGGCCGTCTTCCAACACCCTCCCTACATCCTTCTCCCTCCAgtcctctgctctgtcagaCCTGCAGGCACTCGATTCGTCCTCTtcgtcctctctctccaccccgTCACCTTTCGCGTCCTCCCTGCTCCCGCCTCCTCCGGTCCCGTCTCGCAGTCGCTCGCAGGAGACACTGCGCGCCTCTCCCGGGTCCTTCCCTGCTGACCCACAACCTGCCCGACCCAGCAGCACCAATCCCTTCACCGGCCCACTggcgcagcagcagcatcaccgcTCGCTCACCCCGGACTTCAGCATCCAGCGTCCAGCCCAGCCATTTAACCTTCAGAGGACCATGTCTGCTCTTACGCAGCCACTCATCCCCATGCCTGCTCCAACAGCAGCCGCACCCGCCCCCCAGATCCAAAGGACCATGTCCTTGTTTGGACCGCCATCGACTCTCAATCCTAATCCTCTACTCCCTCTCACCCCTGAACATTCCTCTACCCCCGCTTTGCCTCTGGCGCCACCCTCCTCCATTCCGCCTGCCCTCGCACCTCGTCGCCAGCCACCTCCCGCAGCAGGGAAGCAAACCCAGCAGTGGGTCACTTTCGATGACGATTTTCCAGCTACAAGCAAAACACCGCAGGTCCCCATCTTCCCCTCCAGTTCCCTAGTGTCCCAAACTCGGACTCTGCCTTCCCGCTCCGTGTTTGACTCAGAGCCCGACTGGTTATCTTCAGCACCTTCAGGATTCCcaaccctccctcctcccgtcCCAACTAGAACCGGTAACCCAAAGCTCCCTGAGGGGCCCAGCGACGACTGCTTCTTCTCCAGGGAGTCAACAGAAAGATAG